A genomic region of Pseudomonadota bacterium contains the following coding sequences:
- a CDS encoding MraY family glycosyltransferase translates to MSFFSSFFVALLVCMLLVPLSMRYAMALGLTDESDERKVHTGVVPRCGGLAIVAGFLVSLALFWPEERLVLMIVIGSLVIALFGFLDDRNDLDYRWKFFGQLIAAVLVVVSGLHIEVWPFMGIDEVPSYLSMPVTVLFLIGVTNAMNLSDGLDGLAAGASLITLCALAWLFWLSGNTMMVTLAMAAIGAVCGFLRFNNHPAVVFMGDTGSQFLGFITGCLAVYLCQRTNVALNPALLLLLVGLPILDTVSVMLWRLRTGRSPFSPDRNHFHHRLLDFGLRHYEAVSVIYIAQIVLVSLAIFIRYESDALVVGFYVAFALIVIGFFRWARTRAFRVRDDDPNEIVERRNNWLRRFPGLPDFMVRVTEVLASGFLIFAAIYPKFVPEQLGWMAAGVAALTMAAGVAPTPWRENLFRMVIYITGIVAVYSLLSEPRFELLQNWHINTYMIGLGLCLVMTIRLTRREVFQTTPLDILIITFVLAIVLAANLTERSELSTQLSDTAIRLAVFFYVSEYLSSRRGESLKLLPMAAMGALTILAARGLMGS, encoded by the coding sequence ATGAGCTTTTTCTCGAGTTTTTTTGTCGCGCTTCTGGTGTGTATGCTGCTCGTGCCGCTATCTATGCGCTACGCAATGGCGCTTGGACTCACCGATGAGTCCGACGAACGAAAAGTGCATACTGGCGTGGTGCCACGTTGTGGTGGTTTGGCCATTGTGGCTGGGTTCTTGGTCTCCCTTGCGCTGTTCTGGCCAGAAGAACGTTTGGTGCTGATGATTGTTATCGGCAGTCTGGTGATCGCGCTATTTGGATTTCTGGACGACCGCAACGACTTAGACTATCGCTGGAAGTTCTTCGGCCAACTCATCGCGGCCGTGCTGGTCGTGGTGTCTGGTTTGCACATCGAGGTCTGGCCGTTCATGGGCATTGACGAGGTGCCAAGCTACCTCTCCATGCCGGTCACGGTGTTGTTTTTGATTGGCGTCACCAACGCCATGAATCTCTCTGACGGACTCGATGGTCTCGCCGCGGGCGCGTCGCTGATCACGCTCTGTGCGCTGGCCTGGTTGTTCTGGCTGTCGGGCAACACGATGATGGTGACGCTGGCGATGGCGGCCATTGGCGCAGTGTGTGGCTTTTTGCGCTTCAATAATCATCCTGCGGTCGTGTTCATGGGTGATACAGGCAGTCAGTTTCTCGGGTTCATCACAGGCTGCCTCGCGGTGTATTTGTGCCAACGAACGAACGTGGCGCTCAATCCTGCGCTGCTATTGCTGTTGGTCGGGCTGCCGATTTTGGATACGGTCTCCGTCATGCTGTGGCGGCTACGCACCGGTCGCTCTCCGTTTTCGCCGGATCGCAATCACTTTCATCATCGACTACTGGATTTTGGTTTGCGCCACTACGAAGCCGTATCGGTCATTTACATTGCGCAAATTGTGTTGGTGTCGCTGGCAATCTTTATTCGGTACGAGAGCGATGCGTTAGTGGTGGGTTTTTATGTGGCGTTTGCACTCATCGTGATCGGGTTTTTCCGCTGGGCGCGGACACGCGCGTTTCGGGTGCGGGACGATGATCCAAATGAAATCGTTGAGCGCCGCAACAACTGGCTCCGGCGTTTTCCCGGATTGCCCGATTTTATGGTCCGCGTCACCGAGGTATTGGCCAGCGGGTTTCTCATTTTCGCGGCCATTTATCCAAAATTTGTCCCCGAGCAGCTCGGCTGGATGGCCGCAGGGGTTGCGGCGCTGACGATGGCCGCCGGCGTGGCGCCGACGCCCTGGCGCGAGAACTTGTTTCGCATGGTCATCTACATTACGGGCATTGTGGCGGTCTATTCGCTATTGAGCGAACCCCGCTTTGAGCTGCTGCAGAATTGGCACATTAATACCTACATGATTGGCCTGGGTTTGTGCCTGGTTATGACCATTCGACTGACGCGCCGCGAGGTCTTCCAAACCACACCACTCGACATACTTATTATTACGTTCGTGTTGGCAATCGTGCTGGCGGCCAACCTGACCGAACGGTCGGAGTTGTCGACTCAGCTCTCCGATACGGCCATTCGACTCGCGGTGTTTTTCTACGTGAGCGAATACCTGTCGAGCCGGCGAGGTGAGTCGTTGAAACTGCTTCCCATGGCCGCGATGGGGGCACTCACGATTCTCGCTGCGAGGGGGCTCATGGGCAGCTGA
- a CDS encoding VPLPA-CTERM sorting domain-containing protein, whose protein sequence is MTIKPFIKAIAALAVSGMMLSASANSVGFDAMDYDGTAGTVSITLTYDFTDFAMFGGGVDIIYDSNAIEFVSYTQADLPADAQAPASPVGALDGAGTYAGVGIGTFEFFNGMTSAGNIGTFVFNVLGGTDAGATPCGMTLCIVPNAINPFVSLAGQDVTADLLSAGISGANVVVPVPAAVWFMLSGLGALIGFGRKSS, encoded by the coding sequence ATGACTATCAAGCCATTTATTAAGGCGATCGCAGCCTTGGCGGTAAGCGGAATGATGCTTAGCGCTAGCGCTAACAGCGTCGGCTTTGACGCAATGGATTACGACGGCACCGCTGGAACTGTGTCCATCACACTGACGTATGACTTCACCGATTTCGCCATGTTCGGCGGCGGTGTTGACATCATCTACGACTCCAACGCAATCGAGTTTGTGAGCTACACCCAGGCTGACCTGCCTGCTGACGCTCAGGCCCCAGCTTCTCCAGTTGGCGCACTTGACGGCGCTGGCACCTACGCCGGTGTTGGTATTGGTACGTTTGAGTTCTTCAATGGCATGACCAGTGCTGGCAACATCGGCACCTTCGTGTTCAACGTTCTCGGCGGCACTGACGCAGGCGCCACGCCTTGCGGCATGACCCTGTGTATCGTTCCAAACGCGATCAACCCATTCGTGAGCCTGGCTGGCCAGGACGTCACGGCTGACCTGCTGTCTGCTGGTATCTCAGGCGCCAACGTTGTGGTTCCTGTTCCTGCTGCTGTGTGGTTCATGCTCAGTGGTTTGGGCGCGCTGATCGGCTTCGGTCGCAAAAGCTCGTAA
- a CDS encoding VPLPA-CTERM sorting domain-containing protein has product MTSTFMKKALGALVASGLMVTASANSIGYTGSFTAGGGLTINVTYDFSEFAMFGGGLDLYYDPNAIEFVSYTQAALPADAQAAASPAGVLVGPGLYEGFGIGTFEFFNGMTSVGDMGSFVFNILGGTDPSATPCGTTICIVGNPVNPFVSLAGEDVTAVLLGDGISIGITADGFAHVPVPAAVWLMLSGLAALVGLGRHRV; this is encoded by the coding sequence GTGACAAGTACATTCATGAAGAAGGCGCTTGGCGCCTTGGTCGCGAGCGGATTAATGGTGACCGCCAGCGCGAACAGCATCGGGTATACCGGTTCATTCACGGCGGGCGGGGGATTAACGATCAACGTGACGTATGACTTTTCCGAGTTCGCCATGTTTGGTGGTGGCCTTGACCTTTATTACGATCCGAACGCCATCGAGTTTGTGAGTTATACGCAAGCCGCCTTACCTGCGGATGCGCAAGCGGCTGCGTCACCCGCGGGTGTGTTGGTGGGCCCGGGCCTATATGAGGGGTTTGGCATTGGCACGTTTGAGTTTTTCAATGGCATGACCAGCGTTGGCGACATGGGTTCGTTTGTGTTCAATATTTTGGGTGGTACGGACCCGAGTGCCACGCCTTGCGGCACGACAATTTGCATTGTCGGCAATCCCGTGAACCCGTTTGTTAGTCTCGCTGGTGAGGATGTGACGGCGGTGTTACTCGGCGATGGTATTTCGATTGGCATAACAGCCGATGGCTTTGCGCATGTGCCTGTGCCGGCCGCCGTGTGGCTAATGCTCAGCGGACTCGCAGCGCTTGTAGGCCTGGGGCGACATCGCGTTTAG
- a CDS encoding tetratricopeptide repeat protein, translated as MKRLITVGLVLTLALGAASCGGKEGRAAEYLERAQKSFDLGDYVKSELDVKNTLQIEPNNVGAVRLMAELAEKQEKTREHFQYLRKIVELDPSDIDSHVKLGRIYAAVGSIDEAKTHAEAALGVDPANGDARILGATILYKEGDIEGSRDEANDVLAADPRQASALAFLASTYQSSEPDRSLDLLDKAIEADSDNEGLRKVKIALLNQLGRVDAVKDELREAIAEYPNSNEYRYSLANFLGEQGELEPALEVLRNIITANPDDTTAKLYYAQYLGNNKSAQDAIDILKEYIVDEPDVHQYKFALAQAYVLTGQREEARGVFQGIIDTDARGPSGIQARTKMASLQMLEENEEAAKATIAGVLEDEPTNSDALLMRASIDLKDRNATSAINDLRTILRDNPGHQNARLLLAKSHAQQGENNLAMEEYRRLLDAAPTNLEGRRDLAVLLVQAQRWDEVRALLEVGLKQAPNDLKISRLLIDTYMRQQEWDLAEELARNILEEDPASPMGNYVIARILQAKGQFAESIPAFKQALNYAPDAIENITGLVRSYVRLDDTRSALEFLEQFSANNPDNVQALTLWGEMLARNEDWTGARAKNEEALAKNGTWLPAYRNLIGIHLRARELQAADDVVSRGLEAVPGSADLIMMRATIYEQMERWDDAIDIYDELISRNAGVDIAANNYIALVADHRADPETLDRALTVGQRFVSSDNPIFQDTLGWLYYRMGEIEQALPLLERAVSRAGQLQQLRYHLGMAYYRLDQLENARRELEAATQDKDQRYHGFDEAVATLKLL; from the coding sequence ATGAAAAGACTGATAACTGTCGGGCTAGTGCTGACACTCGCTCTGGGCGCCGCATCTTGTGGTGGCAAGGAAGGGCGCGCAGCCGAGTACCTGGAGCGGGCTCAAAAGTCTTTCGATCTTGGTGATTATGTTAAATCTGAGTTGGACGTGAAGAACACGCTCCAGATCGAGCCCAACAACGTTGGCGCTGTGCGGCTGATGGCGGAATTGGCCGAGAAACAAGAAAAAACCCGCGAGCATTTTCAGTACCTGCGCAAGATCGTCGAACTCGACCCCAGCGATATCGACTCGCACGTGAAGCTCGGCCGTATCTATGCGGCGGTGGGCAGTATCGATGAGGCCAAGACGCATGCAGAGGCCGCATTGGGCGTTGACCCGGCCAACGGTGATGCCCGGATCTTGGGCGCGACCATTCTTTATAAAGAGGGCGATATTGAGGGTTCTCGAGATGAGGCAAACGATGTGTTGGCCGCGGATCCCCGTCAGGCGTCTGCGCTCGCGTTTTTGGCGTCGACCTATCAGTCTTCCGAACCCGACCGGTCACTGGATCTGCTCGACAAAGCTATTGAGGCGGATTCGGATAATGAAGGGCTGCGCAAAGTCAAAATCGCGCTGCTGAATCAGCTCGGACGGGTGGACGCGGTGAAAGACGAACTGCGGGAAGCCATCGCCGAATACCCCAATAGTAATGAATACCGTTACTCACTCGCGAACTTCTTGGGCGAGCAGGGCGAATTGGAGCCAGCCCTGGAAGTGTTACGCAACATCATCACGGCCAATCCCGACGATACGACGGCTAAGCTGTATTACGCGCAGTATCTGGGCAACAACAAAAGTGCCCAGGATGCTATCGATATTTTGAAAGAGTACATCGTGGATGAGCCCGATGTGCATCAGTACAAATTTGCGCTCGCTCAGGCTTATGTCCTGACGGGGCAGCGTGAAGAGGCGCGCGGCGTATTCCAAGGCATTATCGATACCGATGCGCGTGGGCCGAGCGGCATCCAGGCGCGTACCAAAATGGCCAGCCTGCAAATGCTAGAAGAGAACGAAGAAGCCGCGAAGGCCACGATTGCTGGCGTGTTGGAAGATGAACCCACCAACTCGGATGCGCTGTTGATGCGCGCCAGTATCGACCTCAAAGATCGCAACGCCACTTCCGCCATTAACGATTTACGCACCATCTTGCGTGACAACCCTGGCCACCAGAATGCCCGATTATTGCTCGCTAAATCACACGCGCAGCAGGGCGAGAATAACCTGGCGATGGAAGAGTATCGTCGCCTGCTGGATGCCGCGCCGACGAATCTCGAAGGCCGCCGGGATTTGGCTGTGTTACTGGTGCAGGCGCAGCGCTGGGATGAGGTGCGGGCGTTGCTGGAAGTGGGACTCAAACAAGCCCCCAACGACCTAAAGATTTCGAGACTCCTCATCGACACGTATATGCGGCAGCAGGAGTGGGACCTGGCGGAGGAGCTGGCACGCAATATCCTTGAGGAAGATCCTGCGTCTCCGATGGGTAACTACGTCATCGCTCGAATTTTGCAAGCGAAAGGGCAGTTTGCGGAGAGTATCCCGGCATTTAAACAGGCGTTGAACTATGCCCCGGATGCAATTGAGAACATCACTGGGCTGGTGCGGAGCTATGTGCGGCTGGACGATACGCGTTCGGCGCTCGAGTTTCTGGAGCAGTTCTCCGCGAATAATCCAGACAATGTTCAGGCGCTGACGCTGTGGGGCGAAATGCTGGCGCGCAACGAGGACTGGACAGGTGCACGGGCTAAAAACGAGGAAGCGTTGGCGAAGAATGGTACCTGGCTGCCCGCTTACCGCAATCTGATTGGCATCCATCTGCGTGCCCGAGAGCTACAGGCGGCCGACGATGTGGTCTCGCGCGGGTTGGAGGCGGTGCCCGGTAGCGCCGATTTGATCATGATGCGGGCGACGATCTACGAGCAGATGGAGCGCTGGGACGACGCCATCGACATTTATGATGAGTTGATCTCCCGCAACGCCGGTGTCGACATCGCCGCCAATAATTACATCGCGCTCGTGGCCGATCACCGCGCAGATCCGGAAACGCTCGATAGAGCACTCACGGTGGGGCAACGATTTGTCAGCAGCGATAACCCTATTTTCCAGGATACCCTGGGCTGGCTGTACTACCGAATGGGCGAAATCGAGCAGGCGTTGCCCCTTTTGGAGCGAGCGGTATCCCGTGCTGGGCAGCTTCAGCAGTTAAGGTACCACCTTGGGATGGCGTACTATCGTCTTGATCAGCTTGAAAATGCCCGCCGCGAGCTGGAGGCCGCGACCCAAGATAAGGACCAGCGGTACCATGGTTTTGACGAGGCGGTGGCCACGCTCAAACTGCTGTAA
- a CDS encoding S8 family serine peptidase, whose protein sequence is MSKGSVASAATFKGALEAAQPAVKQTKRSVRGAPVFVREKGLDEKVYTYIVQLNDPPAATYRGGIDNLAATSPQYLTQRTPGASRKMNVKAPATVAYVNYLKEQQAKFLDAARTTVGRNMSKGREFQFAINGFTVEMTQEDAVRMAGMAGVKRIQREIDHPLHTDAGPAFVGAPAVWDGSAYGGVGTMGEGIIVGIIDTGVNGDHPSFKASDAEGFTHTNPNGEGNYMGDCFSTPEIVCNNKMIGRWNFVDAPDSEDIDGHGSHTGSTAVGNMLQGVPLLDAEGTPMNYTLGDFSGVAPRANLVVYKACPANTCPTGAVIASAEQAILDGVDVLNHSIGSAPGSPWGEAKAESFKSARAAGISMANSAGNSRDLGPGAAGSTGGAPWSSSIAASTHDRVFPSKNISFAGGTNTPPVIGGRSVTEGLTAPIVYAGDYDNPNSNADPAQCLEPFPAGTFDGQIVLCDRGSIARVQKAINVRDGGAGGFILCNVDGGAAFLSDDPHVIPGIHITADDCGPVRDWLTSGSDHMATIDATGPVIRDVEAADIMATFSSLGPYPDMEWMVPSITAPGVNIFAAVADPVDYAFLSGTSMSSPHVAGMMALLHAVHADWTPAEVLSALMLTADDSNVLQDEDLSVFNGPLIPSDPFGHGAGSARVNLAVQAGLVMDETDDNFSAADPAIGGDPRTLNLAQMYSTECLGSCSFTRTFRATKAGTWNLASDNVNGVGISMEPASFTVAEGELQEITVTADVNGIDANEWQFSKVLLEEASGGSPTIGVPLVVRTAAAIFPDKLELVADRDAGSMIAGGIRTAEINGLTVDTYGLAQAEQRLIQIAGSVGDFTPYTGEHTQIEFFAVPDGAVSFIAETVASTAPDVDLFVGIDANMDREITEDEELCQSGNADSFERCELTPEQLAGGGVFWVAVFNYEGSGDDIVDDTELVVSVIAPATDGSISAEVPNSVVGGEAFDVRVFWDFPMEVGQTYIGAVELIAPNGSLGIIPVEISRAEDDVKLVADTDAANVGDRINMKVEISPNESPEDRFYVVSAPIPEGTQLVPGSITGGMQSFVINNQVIWTAETPSLTAIGRTYQPSINGPNVDTNDPLYNASCETGFGGYVDLEDFGFDLDPTISGNNVSFQAHAEQAVFFYGQENVNGINFTDDGFLYFGGLPGQNPGNNTDIPNPALPNAMAALLWNDMEIVYDEAEGSGVTMATGGVNLSVIEFDNLQPAPAGSTNARADVVALVSGRLNDIDNQYELIYSYDNIEGDWGDMTIGVENADGSFGTTYEGPLSNGLIICWDYREQPRVTTDLTYTVEVMADASGGTIEAEVYSIVDMPGSVEVRETASISVASVDSDGDGVLDDVDNCAAFANPEQVDADNDGFGNACDGDFNQDLIVNFLDVKILMDNFGSSDEVVDLNVDGTVDYADIEHFKTLWLRSPGPSGVQ, encoded by the coding sequence GTGTCAAAAGGATCCGTGGCCAGTGCGGCCACGTTTAAAGGAGCGCTGGAGGCAGCTCAGCCTGCAGTCAAGCAAACCAAGCGCTCGGTTCGGGGCGCACCTGTGTTTGTTCGCGAAAAAGGGTTGGATGAAAAAGTCTACACCTACATCGTGCAGCTCAACGATCCACCAGCGGCGACCTATCGCGGCGGTATCGATAATCTGGCCGCTACGAGTCCTCAGTACTTAACGCAGCGAACACCAGGTGCCAGTCGCAAGATGAACGTCAAAGCGCCTGCCACCGTCGCGTACGTCAACTATTTGAAGGAACAACAGGCGAAGTTCTTGGATGCCGCTCGCACGACTGTGGGCCGCAACATGTCCAAGGGCCGCGAGTTCCAGTTTGCTATCAACGGCTTCACCGTTGAGATGACTCAAGAGGATGCGGTACGCATGGCCGGCATGGCGGGCGTCAAGCGCATTCAGCGCGAGATCGATCATCCGTTGCACACGGACGCTGGTCCGGCTTTTGTCGGCGCACCCGCTGTGTGGGATGGGAGCGCCTACGGTGGTGTCGGCACGATGGGCGAAGGCATCATCGTCGGTATTATTGATACTGGCGTGAACGGTGATCATCCGTCGTTCAAAGCGTCCGACGCCGAAGGGTTTACGCATACGAACCCCAATGGCGAAGGCAACTACATGGGCGATTGTTTTTCGACGCCAGAAATTGTGTGTAACAACAAAATGATCGGTCGTTGGAACTTCGTGGACGCACCGGATTCCGAAGACATCGACGGTCACGGTAGCCACACCGGTAGTACAGCGGTCGGTAACATGCTCCAAGGTGTGCCGCTGCTCGACGCGGAAGGCACACCCATGAATTACACCCTGGGCGATTTCTCTGGTGTTGCACCGCGCGCCAACCTGGTGGTTTACAAAGCGTGTCCAGCCAACACCTGCCCAACTGGAGCGGTGATTGCCAGTGCTGAGCAAGCCATTCTTGACGGCGTGGATGTGCTCAACCACTCGATTGGTTCCGCACCGGGTTCACCTTGGGGTGAAGCCAAAGCCGAATCGTTTAAGTCAGCGCGCGCAGCGGGCATCTCCATGGCCAACTCTGCAGGCAACAGTCGGGATCTTGGTCCCGGTGCAGCCGGTTCGACCGGTGGCGCACCGTGGTCATCCTCGATCGCAGCTTCGACGCATGATCGTGTTTTCCCATCTAAGAACATCAGTTTTGCCGGCGGCACGAACACACCGCCTGTGATCGGTGGTCGCAGTGTCACCGAAGGGCTGACCGCACCGATTGTGTATGCCGGTGATTACGACAACCCCAACAGCAATGCCGATCCGGCCCAGTGTCTCGAGCCTTTCCCGGCTGGAACCTTCGATGGCCAGATCGTGCTGTGTGACCGAGGCTCGATTGCCCGCGTGCAAAAAGCCATTAACGTGCGCGACGGTGGAGCCGGTGGCTTCATCCTGTGTAACGTGGACGGTGGCGCGGCGTTCCTGTCCGACGATCCGCACGTGATTCCTGGCATTCATATCACCGCCGATGATTGCGGTCCGGTTCGCGACTGGTTGACCTCAGGCTCGGACCATATGGCCACCATTGATGCAACTGGGCCCGTGATTCGCGACGTTGAAGCCGCCGATATCATGGCGACCTTCTCCTCGCTGGGTCCTTACCCTGATATGGAATGGATGGTGCCCAGCATCACGGCACCCGGTGTCAACATCTTCGCGGCTGTGGCCGACCCTGTTGACTATGCCTTCCTGAGTGGTACATCCATGTCGAGCCCGCACGTGGCCGGCATGATGGCGCTGTTGCACGCTGTGCATGCAGACTGGACCCCAGCTGAGGTTCTGTCGGCACTGATGCTGACCGCTGACGACAGTAATGTGCTACAGGACGAAGATCTGTCGGTCTTCAACGGTCCTCTGATTCCGTCCGATCCGTTTGGCCATGGCGCGGGTAGTGCACGCGTCAATCTCGCGGTGCAGGCCGGGCTTGTGATGGACGAAACCGACGACAATTTCAGTGCCGCGGATCCGGCGATCGGCGGTGATCCTCGCACGTTGAACTTGGCGCAGATGTATAGCACAGAGTGTCTCGGTAGCTGCAGCTTCACACGCACCTTCCGCGCCACCAAGGCGGGTACCTGGAACCTCGCTTCTGACAACGTTAACGGCGTCGGCATCTCCATGGAGCCCGCCTCGTTCACGGTGGCTGAAGGCGAGCTTCAGGAAATCACTGTGACGGCCGACGTCAATGGCATCGACGCAAACGAATGGCAGTTTTCGAAGGTCCTGCTGGAAGAGGCCTCGGGCGGTTCACCGACCATCGGTGTGCCACTGGTGGTACGCACTGCTGCGGCGATCTTCCCGGACAAGCTCGAACTCGTCGCGGATCGCGATGCGGGTTCCATGATTGCCGGCGGCATTCGCACAGCTGAAATTAACGGCCTCACGGTCGACACCTACGGATTGGCGCAAGCCGAGCAACGTCTGATCCAGATCGCTGGTTCAGTGGGTGATTTCACACCGTATACCGGTGAGCACACGCAGATTGAGTTTTTCGCGGTACCCGACGGTGCGGTGAGCTTTATTGCTGAAACCGTGGCCTCGACGGCGCCTGACGTCGATCTGTTCGTGGGAATCGACGCCAACATGGATCGTGAGATCACCGAAGACGAAGAACTGTGTCAAAGCGGTAACGCTGACTCGTTTGAGCGATGTGAACTGACGCCTGAACAACTTGCCGGCGGTGGCGTGTTCTGGGTTGCGGTATTCAACTACGAAGGTTCTGGCGATGACATCGTTGATGACACCGAACTGGTGGTATCGGTGATTGCACCGGCGACCGACGGCAGTATTTCGGCAGAAGTGCCGAATTCGGTCGTGGGCGGTGAAGCGTTTGACGTCCGGGTATTCTGGGACTTCCCGATGGAAGTTGGCCAGACCTACATCGGTGCCGTTGAACTGATCGCGCCAAACGGAAGCCTGGGTATTATCCCGGTTGAAATCTCTCGCGCAGAAGATGACGTCAAACTCGTTGCCGACACCGATGCGGCCAATGTGGGTGATCGAATCAACATGAAGGTTGAGATTTCGCCCAACGAGTCACCCGAAGATCGCTTCTACGTGGTGAGTGCTCCGATTCCCGAAGGCACACAGCTTGTGCCGGGTTCGATTACCGGTGGCATGCAGTCGTTTGTGATCAACAACCAGGTCATCTGGACGGCTGAAACCCCATCGCTGACGGCGATTGGTCGTACCTATCAGCCGTCTATTAATGGCCCGAATGTGGACACGAACGATCCGTTGTACAACGCGTCATGCGAAACCGGGTTCGGTGGTTATGTCGATCTTGAGGACTTCGGTTTCGATCTCGACCCAACCATCTCGGGTAATAACGTGTCGTTCCAGGCCCATGCTGAGCAGGCTGTGTTCTTCTACGGTCAGGAAAACGTGAATGGCATCAACTTCACGGATGACGGTTTCCTCTACTTCGGTGGTCTGCCGGGTCAAAACCCAGGCAACAATACCGACATTCCAAACCCGGCCTTGCCAAACGCCATGGCCGCGCTCCTTTGGAATGACATGGAAATCGTTTACGACGAAGCAGAAGGCAGCGGTGTGACGATGGCGACCGGTGGTGTGAACCTGTCGGTGATCGAATTCGATAACCTGCAGCCTGCACCCGCTGGATCAACCAATGCACGTGCCGACGTCGTGGCGCTGGTCTCCGGTCGACTCAACGACATCGATAACCAGTATGAGCTCATCTACTCCTACGACAATATCGAGGGTGATTGGGGCGATATGACCATTGGTGTTGAAAACGCCGATGGTAGCTTCGGCACGACCTATGAAGGTCCGTTGAGCAATGGTCTGATCATCTGCTGGGACTACCGTGAGCAACCTCGTGTCACGACCGACCTGACGTACACGGTCGAAGTGATGGCGGATGCCAGCGGGGGCACGATCGAAGCCGAGGTATACAGTATTGTTGATATGCCTGGATCGGTTGAAGTGCGTGAAACCGCATCGATTTCAGTGGCATCGGTCGACTCTGACGGCGACGGTGTACTGGATGACGTGGACAACTGTGCGGCGTTCGCAAACCCCGAACAGGTGGATGCCGACAACGACGGCTTCGGTAATGCCTGCGACGGCGACTTCAACCAAGATCTGATCGTCAATTTCCTTGACGTGAAGATTCTGATGGACAACTTCGGCAGTTCCGATGAGGTTGTCGACTTGAATGTCGATGGTACCGTTGATTATGCGGACATCGAGCACTTCAAGACGCTGTGGTTGCGTAGCCCTGGCCCGAGTGGTGTCCAGTAG